Proteins encoded by one window of Haematobia irritans isolate KBUSLIRL chromosome 2, ASM5000362v1, whole genome shotgun sequence:
- the CCT4 gene encoding chaperonin containing TCP1 subunit 4 — MAPKAVSVARKPTSQAFKDKSKPQDVRLSNIHAAKAVCDAIRTSLGPRGMDKMIQAGNGEVSITNDGATILKQMNVLHPAAKMLVELSRAQDVEAGDGTTSVVVIAGALLEASEKLLHKGIHPTAISDSFQRCANKAIEIINGMSTPISLTDRETLIKSASTSLNSKVVSQQSSLLAPIAVDAVLRVTEPGKEGAVDLKNIKVIQSLGGTVEDTELVEGLVFTSRSAGINAPKRIEKAKIGLIQFCISAPKTDMDHSVIVSDYAAMDRVLKEERAYILNIVKQIKKAGCNVLLVQKSILRDAVSDLAQHFLDKIKCLVVKDVEREDIEYVCKTLNCRPIASLDHFVAENLSSADLVEEVASGTNKFVKITGIQNPGRTISIVCRGSNKLVLEEAARSLHDALCVVRCLVKKRAQIVGGGAPEIEMALQLAAHAQTVEGVDAYCFRAYAEALEVIPSTLAENAGLNPIATVTELRNRHAQGEKNAGINVRKGAITDIFAENVVQPALVNISAISLATETIRSILKIDDIVNTIS, encoded by the exons atgGCACCAAAAGCAGTAAGCGTTGCTAGAAAACCAACGAGCCAAGCCTTCAAAGATAAATCCAAGCCTCAGGATGTACGTCTATCGAATATTCATGCAGCCAAag CTGTTTGCGATGCCATTCGCACAAGTCTTGGTCCCCGTGGTATGGATAAAATGATTCAAGCTGGCAATGGTGAAGTCTCCATCACTAATGATGGTGCCACCATTTTGAAACAAATGAATGTTTTGCATCCTGCCGCCAAAATGTTGGTTGAACTTTCACGCGCTCAAGATGTTGAAGCTGGTGACGGCACCACCTCTGTTGTTGTCATCGCTGGCGCTTTATTGGAAGCTTCTGAGAAATTATTACACAAGGGTATCCATCCCACAGCTATATCGGACTCCTTCCAACGTTGTGCCAACAAAGCTATTGAAATCATCAATGGCATGTCTACACCAATATCCTTGACTGATCGTGAAACTTTGATTAAGAGTGCTTCGACTTCGTTAAACTCTAAAGTTGTTTCACAACAAAGTAGCCTATTGGCCCCCATTGCTGTGGATGCTGTATTACGTGTGACCGAACCAGGCAAGGAAGGTGCTGTTGATTTGAAAAACATTAAAGTTATTCAAAGCTTGGGTGGTACCGTTGAAGATACCGAATTGGTTGAGGGTTTGGTTTTCACTTCCCGATCGGCTGGTATTAATGCTCCCAAACGCATTGAAAAGGCAAAGATTGGtttgattcaattttgtatttctgcCCCAAAAACTGAT ATGGATCACAGCGTCATTGTATCTGACTACGCTGCCATGGATCGTGTATTGAAAGAGGAACGCGCCTATATCCTTAATATTGTTAAGCAGATCAAGAAAGCCGGTTGCAATGTTTTATTGGTACAAAAATCCATTTTGCG TGATGCTGTATCGGATTTGGCTCAACATTTCTTGGATAAAATTAAGTGTTTGGTTGTAAAGGATGTTGAACGTGAAGATATCGAATATGTTTGCAAGACCCTCAATTGTCGTCCCATTGCTTCCTTGGATCACTTTGTTGCTGAAAATCTTTCCAGTGCCGATTTGGTTGAAGAAGTTGCTAGTGgcacaaataaatttgtaaaaatcactGGTATCCAAAATCCTGGTCGTACTATTTCCATTGTTTGCCGTGGCTCAAACAAATTGGTGTTGGAAGAGGCTGCCCGTTCACTGCATGATGCTTTGTGTGTTGTTCGTTGTTTGGTTAAGAAACGTGCTCAAATTGTTGGCGGTGGTGCTCCTGAAATTGAGATGGCCTTACAATTGGCTGCCCATGCCCAGACAGTGGAAGGTGTTGATGCCTATTGTTTCCGTGCCTATGCCGAGGCTTTGGAAGTTATCCCCTCAACATTGGCTGAAAATGCCGGTTTGAACCCTATTGCCACAGTGACAGAGCTACGTAATCGTCATGCTCAAGGTGAAAAGAATGCCGGTATTAATGTTCGCAAAGGAGCCATTACAGATATTTTTGCTGAGAATGTTGTCCAACCGGCTTTGGTCAATATTTCCGCCATATCTTTGGCTACTGAGACTATACGTTCGATTTTGAAAATCGATGATATTGTCAATACTATTTCTTAA
- the Tom70 gene encoding translocase of outer membrane 70 gives MSTTLKFGNVKLTKWQLALLVGTPLAIGMGIYVYQKVSTPSSSSADERRKKALESKKQQSLSIDGTTEDKELEKKKKSAELENEKLSPLKEATTFKNEGNTCYRNGKYDEAISFYDKAIDKCPKENKTDLAIFYQNRAAAYEMLRKWARVKEDCTKSLENNPRYAKAYFRRAKAYEATNDMSECLDDVTATCILEMFQNNNTILYADRVLKRTGNEDAEKIIKDKKPILPSKSFINTYMRSFVADPILTMSLPEGIDKTHGFARAKQALDEENYENVIAACTEELEKSESESQYKIEALLLRGTFHLIGGSFEEAKHDLDAVINNVDADKKLRTYALIRRASLFIQQDKKNEGLDDFAKGQELQKDCADLYHQRAQIYILLDQLSEALDDFEKAVKLAPNNAMAYVQKCYAEYRLALMSQDQMRLLMVMNEFKNAVEKFPDCVECYSLMAQVLSDQQQFPQAEQFYEKAIKLAPDNASLLVHRGIMCLQWKGDIATAVGLMEKAIEIDDKCGLAYESLGTVEVQRANLDRAVQLFEKAIKLAKSQAEMCHLCALRNAAVAQINVTSKLGIPMSSISALAEANIMGAVPN, from the exons ATGTCAACAACTTTGAAGTTTGGTAatgtaaaattaacgaaatggCAATTGGCCTTGTTGGTGGGTACGCCTTTGGCCATTGGAATGGGCATTTATGTTTACCAAAAAGTAAGCACACCATCTTCAAGTTCAGCCGACGAAAGACGAAAAAAAGCATTGGAATCCAAAAAACAACAGTCCCTATCCATAGATGGAACCACGGAGGATAAGGAATTGGAGAAGAAAAAGAAATCCGCGGAATTGGAAAATGAAAAGTTATCACCTCTGAAGGAGGCAACAACTTTTAAAAATGAGGGCAATACGTGTTATCGCAATGGCAAATACGATGAGGCCATTAGCTTTTATGACAAGGCCATTGATAAGTGTCCGAAAGAGAATAAAACCGATCTTGCTATATTCTATCAAAATCGAGCTGCCGCCTATGAGATGTTACGTAAATGGGCCCGTGTTAAGGAGGACTGCACTAAATCCCTTGAGAATAATCCTCGTTATGCCAAAGCCTATTTTCGAAGGGCCAAAGCTTATGAGGCAACTAATGATATGTCTGAATGTTTGGATGATGTGACAGCCACATGTATTTTAGAAATGTTCCAAAACAATAATACTATACTTTATGCCGATCGTGTATTAAAGCGCACTGGAAATGAAGATGCAGAGAAAATAATCAAGGATAAAAAGCCAATATTACcatcaaaaagttttattaACACCTATATGCGTTCGTTTGTTGCTGATCCCATTCTAACAATGAGTTTGCCCGAGGGAATAGACAAAACGCATGGTTTTGCCCGTGCCAAGCAGGCCTTGGATGAGGAGAACTATGAAAATGTCATAGCAGCTTGTACTGAAGAACTGGAAAAATCCGAATCGGAATCGCAATATAAGATTGAAGCTTTGTTGTTGCGTGGTACTTTCCATTTGATAGGTGGATCGTTTGAAGAAGCCAAACATGATTTGGATGCTGTGATAAATAATG ttgATGCCGATAAAAAACTTCGCACATATGCCTTGATAAGACGTGCCTCCCTTTTCATACAGCAGGATAAGAAGAATGAAGGTTTGGACGATTTTGCCAAAGGTCAAGAATTACAAAAGGATTGTGCCGATTTGTATCACCAACGTGCTCAAATCTACATATTACTCGATCAACTTTCCGAAGCTTTGGACGACTTTGAAAAAGCTGTTAAGTTAGCACCCAATAACGCTATGGCCTATGTTCAAAAATGCTATGCGGAATATCGTTTGGCTTTAATGTCACAAGATCAAATGCGTTTATTGATGGTCATGAATGAGTTCAAAAATGCTGTCGAGAAATTCCCCGATTGTGTTGAATGCTATAGCCTTATGGCTCAAGTGTTAAGTGATCAACAGCAATTCCCACAGGCTGAACAGTTTTACGAGAAGGCCATCAAATTGGCACCCGATAATGCTTCGTTGCTGGTACATCGTGGCATTATGTGTTTACAGTGGAAGGGGGATATTGCTACTGCTGTGGGTCTAATGGAGAAAGCAATCGAGATCGATGATAAATGTGGTTTGGCATATGAATCATTGGGAACAGTGGAAGTGCAACGGGCTAATCTGGATAGGGCAGTACAACTTTTCGAAAAGGCCATAAAATTGGCCAAGAGTCAGGCGGAGATGTGTCATCTGTGTGCATTGCGTAATGCAGCAGTGGCTCAAATAAATGTTACTTCGAAATTGGGAATTCCCATGTCTTCAATATCGGCATTAGCAGAGGCGAATATAATGGGCGCAGtaccaaattaa
- the LOC142226928 gene encoding uncharacterized protein LOC142226928 codes for MNIWITYMDPQFLLGIIQRKLFMPEYLILGMFSFLVISNGFILSQSEIGPTSKAQPIIHSTNPLETAEISFKLKEHLKFQTPERFFLDDYHSKGNVLSITSEGVNTNEKITTDLGKSISQQVVNNLIILSFYIGYAISHIVGVLMIKRDENKSFLEISLAFIAFVVGISPIVRVYVGPSGLIFIRFLLGLTEGPIFPAFGCLLNQRYALEGNESHAVAAIMIILRQSHLAMLWVSLLSLILMPYFQWLWFSYTLRIFAFLWFLSFIVILKEKNSIPESQSSIKFLSPISTNSLIGLTSSDTHTWREMLSRPSKTSLISSTLQNTWSQLLIMNKLQNLMIRLREPTLTNTIWSNLQMGLPLIGSWTCLIFLQAIVTIYQTQRILTEREATKLKSFLSIFLPQICADFANCLLSSDNTISTEIVCNCVMSVMRSYYVDINISSVMDNESNTLRTLVIELGSLTNIIIPYVEHLTEEIRPRINNVDPNGIQYTTNTPNGDI; via the exons ATGAACATTTGGATTACCTACATGGACCCACAATTTTTATTGGGTATCATACAAAGAA AACTATTTATGCCCGAATATTTGATACTTGGAATGTTCagttttctagtgatatcgaATGGCTTTATATTGAGTCAAAGTGAAATTGGTCCTACCTCGAAAGCCCAACCTATTATTCACAGTACAAACCCCCTAGAAACCGCAGAAATAAGTTTCAAACTAAAAGAACATTTGAAATTCCAAACACCTGAAAGATTCTTCTTAGATGATTATCATTCCAAGGGCAATGTATTATCAATTACAAGTGAAGGAGTGAATACAAATGAAAAGATTACCACGGATTTGGGAAAATCTATAAGTCAACAAGtcgtaaataatttaataatacttTCATTCTATATTGGTTATGCCATAAGCCATATAGTGGGGGTTTTAATGATCAAACGCGATGAAAACAAATCCTTTTTGGAAATATCTTTAGCCTTTATAGCTTTTGTTGTGGGTATTAGCCCAATTGTAAGGGTTTATGTTGGTCCCAgtggtttaatttttatacgattcCTTCTGGGTTTGACAGAGGGGCCAATCTTTCCAGCTTTTGGTTGTCTATTAAACCAAAGGTATGCACTCGAAGGCAATGAATCGCATGCCGTGGCAGCAATAATGATCATTTTACGTCAAAGTCACCTGGCCATGTTATGGGTCAGTCTTTTGTCGTTGATATTAATGCCATATTTTCAATGGTTGTGGTTTTCCTATACTCTAAGGATTTTTGCATTCTTATGGTTCCTGAGTTTT ATAGTCATTTTGAAGGAGAAAAATTCAATCCCTGAAAGCCAATCGTCTATAAAATTTCTAAGCCCCATATCAACCAATTCGCTAATTGGTTTAACATCCAGTGATACTCATACATGGCGTGAAATGTTATCTAGACCCTCTAAGACCTCATTAATCTCTTCCACACTACAAAATACTTGGTCTCAGCTATTGATAATGAATAAACTACAAAATCTGATGATACGTTTAAGAGAACCCACATTGACGAatacaatttggtcaaatttgcaaATGGGTTTACCTCTCATTGGAAGTTGGACATGTTTGATATTTTTACAGGCTATAGTCACCATTTATCAAACTCAGCGAATTCTAACTGAAAGAGaagcgacaaaattgaaatcatTTTTGT CCATATTTTTACCACAAATTTGTGCGGATTTTGCTAATTGTCTGTTATCCTCCGATAACACAATCTCAACGGAAATAGTATGCAATTGTGTGATGTCAGTAATGCGCAGCTATTATGTTGATATTAATATTAGTTCTGTTATGGATAATGAAAGTAACACATTGAGGACGCTTGTAATTGAATTGGGATCTTTGACAAACATAATAATCCCCTATGTTGAGCATTTAACTGAAGAAATA cGTCCTAGGATAAATAATGTCGATCCCAATGGCATACAATATACCACAAATACTCCAAATGgggatatataa
- the LOC142226930 gene encoding putative inorganic phosphate cotransporter isoform X2 — MGFLAILNAYTMRISLSIAITELVVKRNHTEEGEAAVCPADDLDSDSSSGGDYEWSEELQGLILSSFYIGYIVTHIPGGLLAEKFGGKWTLGLGILSTAIFTLVTPVAITEGGSTALIIVRILMGLGEGTTFPALSVLLSQWVPLKERGKLGALVLGGGQVGTILANSLSGVLLDAYDWPIVFYLFGGLGVLWFILFSLLCFSDPASHPYIKPSERDYLEKEMGSIVRNENLPPTPWKAILTNLPTVALVCAQIGHDWGFYIMVTDLPKYMSDVMQFSIKANGLYSSLPYVMMWIFSISSGFIGDWLMTKKILSITNTRKVMTAIAAFGPAIFMVAASYAGCDRVAVVALFTICMGLMGAFYAGMKLSPLDMSPNYSGTLMAITNGIGAITGVITPYLVGVMTPNATLLEWRLVFWVAFAVLCGTAVVYCIWASGEVQPFNDPPAVKDIENEERGKNKEKN, encoded by the exons ATGGGATTTTTGGCCATATTGAATGCCTATACCATGAGAATTAGTCTTTCAATAGCCATTACCGAATTAGTAGTCAAACGGAATCATACAGAAGAAGGTGAAGCGGCAGTGTGTCCAGCAGATGATTTGGACTCTGATTCTTCA AGCGGTGGTGATTATGAATGGTCCGAAGAATTGCAAGGTTTAATTCTGTCCTCATTCTACATTGGTTACATTGTAACCCATATTCCTGGTGGTCTATTGGCTGAAAAATTCGGTGGTAAATGGACATTGGGTTTGGGTATTCTTTCGACGGCTATTTTCACTTTAGTCACACCGGTTGCCATTACCGAAGGTGGCTCCACAGCTCTTATCATTGTTCGCATATTGATGGGTTTGGGCGAAGGTACTACATTCCCGGCTTTAAGTGTACTATTATCACAATGGGTCCCTCTAAAAGAACGTGGAAAATTGGGTGCCTTagttttgggtggtggtcaagTTGGTACAATTTTGGCTAATTCCCTATCCGGAGTACTTTTGGATGCCTATGATTGGCCTATTGTATTTTATCTTTTTGGTGGTCTTGGTGTTTTATGGTTCATATTGTTC agtCTCTTATGCTTTAGTGACCCCGCCTCTCATCCCTACATCAAACCCAGTGAACGTGATTATTTGGAAAAAGAAATGGGCTCCATTGTTCGTAATGAAAATCTTCCACCTACTCCCTGGAAGGCTATTTTAACTAATTTACCTACGGTTGCTTTGGTCTGTGCTCAAATCGGTCATGATTGGGGCTTCTATATTATGGTTACCGATTTACCCAAATATATGTCTGATGTTATGCAATTCTCCATCAAAGCTAATGGCTTGTATTCATCTCTGCCTTATGTTATGATGTGGATTTTCTCGATTTCATCTGGTTTCATTGGTGATTGGTTGATGACCAAAAAGATTTTGAGTATTACAAATACCCGTAAAGTGATGACTGCTATTG CTGCATTTGGTCCTGCTATTTTCATGGTTGCTGCTTCCTATGCTGGTTGTGATCGTGTTGCTGTTGTGGCCCTCTTTACAATTTGTATGGGTCTCATGGGTGCTTTCTATGCTGGCATGAAACTTAGCCCACTTGATATGAGTCCGAATTATTCGGGTACCCTAATGGCCATCACTAATGGTATTGGAGCTATAACTGGTGTGATTACACCATATTTGGTGGGAGTTATGACACCAAAT GCTACATTACTGGAATGGCGTTTGGTATTCTGGGTGGCTTTTGCTGTACTTTGTGGTACTGCTGTAGTCTATTGTATTTGGGCTTCGGGAGAAGTTCAACCTTTCAATGACCCGCCAGCCGTGAAAGACATTGAAAACGAAGAACGTGGCAAAAATAAGGAGAAGAATTAA
- the LOC142226930 gene encoding putative inorganic phosphate cotransporter isoform X1, which produces MTQQPAWGISLSKYFVIPQRVILAIMGFLAILNAYTMRISLSIAITELVVKRNHTEEGEAAVCPADDLDSDSSSGGDYEWSEELQGLILSSFYIGYIVTHIPGGLLAEKFGGKWTLGLGILSTAIFTLVTPVAITEGGSTALIIVRILMGLGEGTTFPALSVLLSQWVPLKERGKLGALVLGGGQVGTILANSLSGVLLDAYDWPIVFYLFGGLGVLWFILFSLLCFSDPASHPYIKPSERDYLEKEMGSIVRNENLPPTPWKAILTNLPTVALVCAQIGHDWGFYIMVTDLPKYMSDVMQFSIKANGLYSSLPYVMMWIFSISSGFIGDWLMTKKILSITNTRKVMTAIAAFGPAIFMVAASYAGCDRVAVVALFTICMGLMGAFYAGMKLSPLDMSPNYSGTLMAITNGIGAITGVITPYLVGVMTPNATLLEWRLVFWVAFAVLCGTAVVYCIWASGEVQPFNDPPAVKDIENEERGKNKEKN; this is translated from the exons ATTTCGTTATACCACAACGTGTGATATTGGCTATTATGGGATTTTTGGCCATATTGAATGCCTATACCATGAGAATTAGTCTTTCAATAGCCATTACCGAATTAGTAGTCAAACGGAATCATACAGAAGAAGGTGAAGCGGCAGTGTGTCCAGCAGATGATTTGGACTCTGATTCTTCA AGCGGTGGTGATTATGAATGGTCCGAAGAATTGCAAGGTTTAATTCTGTCCTCATTCTACATTGGTTACATTGTAACCCATATTCCTGGTGGTCTATTGGCTGAAAAATTCGGTGGTAAATGGACATTGGGTTTGGGTATTCTTTCGACGGCTATTTTCACTTTAGTCACACCGGTTGCCATTACCGAAGGTGGCTCCACAGCTCTTATCATTGTTCGCATATTGATGGGTTTGGGCGAAGGTACTACATTCCCGGCTTTAAGTGTACTATTATCACAATGGGTCCCTCTAAAAGAACGTGGAAAATTGGGTGCCTTagttttgggtggtggtcaagTTGGTACAATTTTGGCTAATTCCCTATCCGGAGTACTTTTGGATGCCTATGATTGGCCTATTGTATTTTATCTTTTTGGTGGTCTTGGTGTTTTATGGTTCATATTGTTC agtCTCTTATGCTTTAGTGACCCCGCCTCTCATCCCTACATCAAACCCAGTGAACGTGATTATTTGGAAAAAGAAATGGGCTCCATTGTTCGTAATGAAAATCTTCCACCTACTCCCTGGAAGGCTATTTTAACTAATTTACCTACGGTTGCTTTGGTCTGTGCTCAAATCGGTCATGATTGGGGCTTCTATATTATGGTTACCGATTTACCCAAATATATGTCTGATGTTATGCAATTCTCCATCAAAGCTAATGGCTTGTATTCATCTCTGCCTTATGTTATGATGTGGATTTTCTCGATTTCATCTGGTTTCATTGGTGATTGGTTGATGACCAAAAAGATTTTGAGTATTACAAATACCCGTAAAGTGATGACTGCTATTG CTGCATTTGGTCCTGCTATTTTCATGGTTGCTGCTTCCTATGCTGGTTGTGATCGTGTTGCTGTTGTGGCCCTCTTTACAATTTGTATGGGTCTCATGGGTGCTTTCTATGCTGGCATGAAACTTAGCCCACTTGATATGAGTCCGAATTATTCGGGTACCCTAATGGCCATCACTAATGGTATTGGAGCTATAACTGGTGTGATTACACCATATTTGGTGGGAGTTATGACACCAAAT GCTACATTACTGGAATGGCGTTTGGTATTCTGGGTGGCTTTTGCTGTACTTTGTGGTACTGCTGTAGTCTATTGTATTTGGGCTTCGGGAGAAGTTCAACCTTTCAATGACCCGCCAGCCGTGAAAGACATTGAAAACGAAGAACGTGGCAAAAATAAGGAGAAGAATTAA